The nucleotide window GATGTCGGTGACGGTGACGAGGTCGTGGCGGCGGGCGTAGGACCACAGCATGGGTCCGGCCAGGTAGCCGACCGCGTAGCCGCAGGAGAGGTAGGCGACCACGTAGAGCACGGGGACGCCGTAGTTGTAGCCCCAGCCGGCGGCGCCCAGGTAGCTGAAGCTGGTGTAGCTCTCGCCGGCCATCAGCACCCAGATGAAGACGGTGCCCAGGCTGCGTCCGCCCACCGACCACTCCCCCAGCCCGCCGGCCCGGCCGTGGCCGCGTACCGCGAGCAGGCCGAGGACCACGGTGAGCACCATGAAGGCGGCGAAGACCGAGGTGGCGACGGTGGCGTTCACCGGCGGGCCGCCGGGTCCCCGCGGTGCGCCAGCCAGACGGCGACCGGGGTGGCCACGGTGGCGAGCAGCATCCAGAAGAACAGGAACGGAATCCCGAAGACCGTCGGCCGTACCCGGTTGACCAGCGGAAGCGCCACCAGGAAGAGCGCGTACGGAACGAGCAGCCAGAGCAGTGACCGGCGGCGGGCGAAAGGCTTGGACACGGCGACGACCCTAACGCGCCCCCACCGGGCGGCGCGGCTCCTCGGCACGCAACCGCGCCCACACCACCAGCCGGTAGCGCGAGGTGAACTCCGGCGTGCAGGTGGTGAGTGTGAGGTAGTAACCGGCCCCGGTCATCCGCCGCTCCGGGTGGACGCCGCTGTACGGGACGGGGGCGATCACCGTGCCGTCGTACGGGGAGGTCTGCGGCACGGTCTGCTCGACGGCGTAGGTGTAGCGGGCGTCGGCGGTCTCGATGAGCACGGTGTCGCCGGGGCGTACCCGGTCGAGGTGGCGGAAGGGTTCGCCGTGGGTGTTGCGGTGGCCGGCGAGGGCGACGTTGCCGGGCTGTCCGGGTTCGGCGGTGCCCGGGTAGTGGCCGACGTAGCCGAGGTTGAGCACGGTGGCCTTGTCGGTGCCCTCGGCGATGGGCGCGGTCAGGCCGATGGCGGGGACGCGGATGACGGCGTAGCCGGAGCCGGGACGGGGGTCGCCGGGGGCGGGGCCGCCGGCGGTTCCGTGGTGGCCGGCGGGTGACGGGGCGGGGCCGCCGCGATCCGGTCCGGCGGACGGCGGCGGCGTGGCGCCCGGGGCGGCCGAGGGGCGGGCGTCCCAGTCGCGTTCCAGCGCCGCCACCTCGTGCCGGGCACCGGCCTCGGCCTCGGCGTTGGTCCACCACAGCGCGTGGACGACCAGCAGCAGCACCACGGCCCCGATGGTCACCGCCGCCTCGCCCAGCGCCCACAGCACGCGCCCGGCCCATCTCATGGCCGCACACGGTAACTGACGATGCGTCAGCTTGCCAGGCTCAGGCGCCCGCCAGCCGGGAGACGGTGTAGATCAGCAGCCCGGCCAGCGCGCCGACCACGGTGCCGTTGATCCGGATGAACTGCAGGTCGCGGCCGACGTGGGCCTCGATCTTGCGGGAGGTCTGGTCGGCGTCCCAGCTCGCCACCGTCTCGGTGATCAGCGCGGTGATCTCGTCCCGGTAGGTGGTCACCACGTAGGTGGCGGCGTCCTCCAGCCAGCCGTCCACCTTCTCACGCAGCCGGGCGTCGGAGGTCATCCGGGCACCCAGCGAGAGCAGCGCGGACCGGGTGCGCAGCCGCAGTTCGCTGCGTTCGTCCTCGGCGGCGGCGACCACGGTGGCGCGGACCGCGTTCCACGCCGACTCGATGACGTCCTGCACCTCGGCGCGGGCGAGCAGATCGCGCTTGAGGCGTTCGACCCGGGCCCGGGTGTCGGGGTCGGAGCGCAGTTCGGCGGCGAAGTCGGCGAGGAAGCGGTCGATCGCGCCGCGCGCCGGGTGGTCGGGCATGTCGCGCATCTCGGTGACGAAACGCAGCAGTTCCTTGTAGACCCGCTCGCCGATCCGGCGGTCCACGAAGCGCGGGGTCCACCCCGGGGCGCCGCCCTCGACGGCGGCCATCACCGAGTCGCCGTGGGCCACCAGCCAGTCGCGGGCGCGGACGCAGACCAGGTCGACCACCTTGCGGTGGCCGCCGTCGGCCACCACGCGGTCCAGCATCCGGCCGAGCCCGGGGGCGACCTCCAGCGCGTCGGCCCGCCGGTTGACCGCCTCGGTGACCACCGCCTGCACGTCGGAGTCGCGCAGTACGGTCAGCGCGCCGCGCAGCGCGGCGGCGGCCTGCTCGGTGACCCGGTCGGCGTGCTCGGGCTCGGAGAGCCAGCGGCCGAGCCGGGCGCCGATGCCGACCGCGCGCAGCCGGGCCCGTACCACCGGCGCGGACAGGAAGTTCTCGCCGACGAACTCGCCGAGCGAGCGGCCGAGGACGTCCTTCTTGGTGGGGATGATCGCGGTGTGCGGGATCGGCAGCCCCAGCGGGCGCTTGAAGAGCGCGGTGACCGCGAACCAGTCGGCCAGCGCGCCGACCATGCCGGCCTCCGCCGCCGCCGAGACGTACCCCGCCCAGGCCCCGGCACCGGCCGCCTGGGCCCACCGGGCGAGCCCGTAGACCACCGACGCGGTGACCAGGAAACCGGTCGCGATCAGCTTCATCCGCCGTACCCCGCGCCGCCGTTCGGCGTCCGCCGGGCCGAAGGCGAAGCCGCCGGGGTGCCCCGGTCCGGTCCGTTCCGCCGGGCGCTTCGCACCGGTATTCGTCACCGCGTCCATCCGTTCCACCCCGTGATTCTCCCTGGCCGGCCGCTTCCGGCCACGGTGGTGGAACGAACGGCGGGTTCCCGTCGTCCTCCCCGGTGGCGGCCGGTGCCCGTACCGGCGACGGGCCGTCGGAAGGGTGTGCGGACGCCGTGGGATCATGGAAGGGTGCCGCGGACCGGATTCGCGGTGCGCGTCGGCGCCGTGCGCCCGGACGCGCCCGCCGCGCCGGGAGCCCGCGTCTGCCCGAGGAATCCGAGGAGAAGCACCGCGTGACCCGGAAATCCGGTTATGCCCTGCTCGCCGCGCTGGCCGCGGTGGTCGCCCTGGTCTGTACCGCGATCGTGGTCGGCGTCGGGGGCGCACGGACGGAGACGTCCACCGACGCCGAGGCGCCCCGCCCCAGGGCCTCGGCCGCCGCCCCCGCCATCGCCGGCACCTGGGTGGGCACCTGGTCCGCCGCCGCCGCGGCGACGGAGCCCGACACCCCGCACGGCTACCCGGACACCTCGATCCGCAACGTGGTCCACACCAGCGTCGGCGGCACCGCGGCCCGGGTGCAGCTCTCCAACGTCTTCGGCACCGTCCCGGTGACCTTCACCCACGTCACCCTCGGGGTGGCCGACGCGCCCAGCAGCCCCCGCGCGGTCCCCGACACCCTCACCACGCTGGCGTTCGGCGGACGCCCGGCGGTGACCATACCGGCGGGCCAGTCGGTGGTGAGCGACGCGGTACGGCTGCGCGTGCCCACCGCAGCCGACCTGCTGATCACCACCTACTCGCCCACCCCGGCCGGGCCGGTCACCTACCATCCGCACGCCCGGCAGACCTCCTACCTGGCCCACGGCGACCACGCCGGCGACCCGTCCGGCGCCGCGTTCACCGAGCGGAGCCCGTACTGGCGTTACGTCACCGCCGTCGACGTGTGGACCGACGACGCGAACGGTGCCGTGGTCGCCCTCGGCGACTCCATCACCGACGGCGTCACCTCCACCGTGGACGCCGACCACCGCTGGCCCGACTACCTGGCGCAGCGCCTGCGCACCAGCCCGGACGGCCCCCGGCTCGGCGTCCTCAACGCCGGCATCAGCGGCAACCGGATCCTCACCGACGCCGCCCCCTCCATCGCCTGGAACGGCCCGCGCGCCCTGGAACGCGCCTTCCGCGACGCGCTCTCCCGCACCGGCGTCAAGGCGATGGTCGTCGAACTCGGCATCAACGACATCATCGAACTGCCGCACCGGACCGACCCCGACGCCATCGTGGCCGGCCTCCAGCAGATCACCCGCGAGGCCCACGCCCACGGCGTCCGGGTGGTCGGCGGCACCCTGATGCCCTTCGGCGGCCAGCGCAGCTGGACCCCGGCCCTGGAACGGGTACGCCAACGCGTCAACGCCGCCATCCGCAGCGGCAAGGTCTTCGACGACGTCGTCGACTTCGACCACGCCCTGCGCGACCCGCGCCACCCGCAGCGCCTGCTGCCCGCCTACGACTCCGGCGACCACCTCCACCCCACCGACGCGGGCTACGAGGCGATGGCCGACGCGCTCTCGCTGCCCACGCTGACCGGTCCCGCCCCGGCCGGGGTCTGACCGCCCAGCGACCGCTCAGCCACGTACGCGAGGCGTTCCTCGAACACCTCCGCCGCGCGCGGCGTGATCGTCCTGAGCGCCACCATGCTCGTGACGATCACGTCGCACAACTCCGCCTGCACGTCCTCCCACGTATGGCTCCGGCCCTTGCGCGGATTCCCCCCGGTCACCCCGTGCACCGCCTCGGCCACCTCCCCCGCCTCCTCGGTGATCTTCAACACCCGCAACAACCGCGCCACCTCCGGCGGTGCCGTCCCGCACTCCTCGTCGAGCCAGCGGACGAGGCGGTCGACGGTGTCCCAGTGGGTTCGCATGTGGTGCTCCATGGAGGACACCGTACGGGGGCCGGGCGTCATCGGGGGACCGCGTTCCGGTTCCGCGCCGACAGCCTCATCTCGGCCCAGACGCTCTTGCCGACGACCTGGGGGACCACGCCCCAGCGTCCGGCCAGGGCCACCACCAGCAGCAGCCCGCGTCCGCCCTCGGCGCCGTCCACGTCCGCCGCCGGGCACCGGCCGCCGTCCCCACCGTCCGGAACGCCGGTGGCCCAGTCGCGCACCTCCACCCGCAGGCACGGCCCGTCGAGGTGATACGCCACGGCCACGCCGCTGCCCCGTGAGGCCCGTCCGTGGACGACCGCGTTGGTGACCAACTCGCTGACCAGCAGCGCCAGATCGTCCGCGATCTCCGGGATGCCCCACTCGGCGGCCAGTTGCCGGGCCCTGCCGCGCGCGGCGGTGACGGCGGGCCGGTACCGCCGGTACCGGAGGTGTTCCGTCCGCTGGACAGTCATGCGCGCCCCCTTGGCACAGGTGTGTGGCCATACCTCGATCCGGTGACAGTGCGTTGATGGCTCATCGACACTGTGCGAGCATCATGCGCAGCAACGCTGATGAAGTGTCAAGTCCACACTTTGCCGATTCGCACCCATGGTTGCCGCCGCCCAGCGGTGAACGGCAGACTTGACCTGCGCAAGGAGTAGGGGGACGTCCCGAAAATGCCCATCAACACCAACCCGACGATCCGTCAACGGCGTTTGGCGAGGCGACTGCGCGAGCTGCGGACCGCCGCCGGGCTGACCTACGCCGACGTCTCCGAGGTACTGGGCTCCGACCGGTCCAAGATCGGGCGCATCGAGAACGCGCAGTCGGGCATCCGCCTCCCGGATCTGCGGGCCCTGCTGGACGCCTACGGCGTGACCGACCCCGCGCAGCGGCACGAGATCGAAGTGCTGGCGCGCGAGTCGAAGCAGAAGGGATGGTGGTCCCGCTACAGCCACGCCGTCGACTCCGCCTACGCCGCGTACGTGGCCGTGGAATCCGACGCCGGCGAGCTGTACAACGTCGAGACCCACCTCGTACCGGGCCTGCTGCAAACTCCCGAATACACCAAGGCCCTCATCGAGTTGCAGGTTCCCGACGCCACCGCCGAACACGTCGAAACGCAGATCACCGTACGCAGCGAACGCCGCAAGGTACTCACCCGGGAAAACCCGCTCCAACTGTGGGTCATCATCTCCGAAAGCGTGCTCCACCACCGGGTGGGCTCCCGGGGCGTCATGAAGGCCCAGCTCGAATCGCTGGCCGAGGACAGCAGACTGCCCAACGTGCAGCTCCAGGTACTCCCCCGCGAGGACCCGATGAACGCCTGCCTGTTCGGGCCGTTCGTCATCATGAGCTTTCCGACGGCCAGCGAGACGGACGTGGTCTACACCGACTCGTCCACCAGCACCGTCTACTACGAGGACCCGGCCGACGTCGATGTCTACACCACACTGTTCCGCCGCTTGAACATGGCGGCGACAAACGTCAACAAGTCACGGGCGCTCATCCTGGACGCCATAAGGGAAATGGGGTAGACGATGAATACGTACATCGAATCCGCGTCGGCGGCCGGAGTTGAGTGGACGAAGTCTTCCCACTCGGGAAACAACAACAACTGCGTCGAAGTCGCCGCACTCGGCACCGGCATACGCGCCATACGTGACAGCAAGGACCCGCACGGCCCCGCGCTGACCTTCACGGCAAGAGAATTCGCCGCGTTCGTACACGCCGCCGCGGACGGCGAGTTCGACTGAGCCGAGGCACACGGAACGTGGCCGAAGCCGGGGAGGACGAGCTGGCCGCCGCCGAGGAGCAGCTGCGGCTCGCGCTCGGCATCCACGGCCTGGACCGCGGGCGCACCCGGGCGATCGTCCTCGCCGGCCTCGGTCACGTCCAGCTCGAGCAGGGTGACACCGGCCGGGCGCTGGCGACCTGGCAGGCGTTCCTCGACTGCGCGACCGGGGTGCGTTCGGTGCGGGTGGACAACGGGCCGGCCGGCATCACCGCGCGGCTGCGGAGCGTCCCCGCAGGCCCCGCCGCGCAGGCGCTCCGGGAGCGGATCGCCGGCCTCGGCTGAAGGCGGCGCCGACCTGGACGTTGCGCCATCCCGGTGGAAAGATCCCGCCGTTCGGAGCGTCACAAGGTAGTTACGGGTACAACCTCAGGCCATGGCCGAGGAGTCTGTACAGACATGAGCGACGAGCCTTCACGGCCGGACGACGGGGACGCGCGGGCACACGGCGCGGGGCACCGGCACCGCAGGAGGCGCCGGCGGACCGGGTGGCGGCGGCTGGTGCCGACGTGGCGGATGACGCTCGGCGGGGTGCTGCTGTTGCTGCTGCTGGTGTGCGGCGGGTTCGTCGCGGGGTACCTGCTGGTGGACATCCCGCCCGCGAACGCCGCGGCGACCGCGCAGAACAACGTGTACCTGTACGCGGACGGGACCACCGAGATCGCCCGCAGCGGCGCGGTCAACCGGCAGAACGTACCGCTCAGCCAGGTGCCCCGCAGCGTGCAGCACGCGGTGCTGGCGGCGGAGGACCGCGACTTCTACTCGGAGTCGGCGGTGGACCCGCGGGCGATGGTGCGGGCGGCGTGGTACACCCTCAACGGCCGTGGCCGGCAGTCGGGTTCGACCATCACCCAGCAGTACGTGAAGAACTACTACCTCACGCAGTCGCAGACGGTGAAGCGCAAGGTGGAGGAGTTCTTCATCGCCATCAAGCTGGACCGCGAGGAGAGCAAGGACCAGATCCTCGAAGGCTATCTGAACACCAGCTTCTACGGCCGCAACGCCTACGGGATCCAGGCCGCCGCGCACGCGTACTACAACAAGGACGTCTCCAAGCTGACCACCGCCGAGGGCGCGTACCTGGCCTCGTTGCTCAACGCGCCGAGCGCGTACGACGTGGTGGCCGAGCCGCAGAACAGGGACCGGGCGGTGGCCCGCTGGAACTACGTGCTGGACGGCATGGTCAAGAAGGGGTGGCTGAGCGCGGCGGAGCGGCAGCGGATGCGGTTCCCGATGCCGGTGAAGTCGGTGCTGGGCAACGGGCTGTCCGGGCAGCGCGGTTACCTGGTGGAGGCGGTGCGCAACTACCTGATCGAGAACAAGGTGGTGGACGAGCAGACGCTCGCGGCGGGCGGCTACCGCATCGTCACCACCATCGACAAGGCCAAGGAGGACGCCTTCGTCAAGGCCGCCCAGGACCAGTTGCTGAGCAAGCTGAGCGGTTCCGGCAGCGACCGGTACGTACGGGCCGGCGGCGCATCGGTGGATCCGGCCACCGGGGACGTGGTGGCGCTCTACGGCGGCCTGGACTACACCAAGCAGTACGTCAGCAACGCCACCCGCCACGACTACCAGGTGGGGTCGACGTTCAAGCCGTTCGTGCTCGCCTCGGCGCTGGAGCACTCGGCCAGCACCCAGGACGGGCAGCCGATCACCCCGGACACCCGGTACGACGGCACCAACCACCGTGAGGTGCAGGGGCCGGACGGCCCGGTGGGGTACGCGCCGGCCAACGAGGACGACCGCTCCTACGGCGACATCACGGTCACCGAGGCCACCAACCGCTCGGTCAACGCCGTCTACGCGCAGATGGCGCAGGACGTCGGCGCGCAGAACGTCAAGCGCACCGCGATCGACCTGGGCGTCCCGGAGAACACCCCGGACATGCCGAGCCGGCCGGCGATCGCGCTGGGCACCGCGACCGCCAGCGCGGTGGAGATGGCCTCGGCGTACGCGACCCTCGACGACCACGGGCGCTACCTGCCGTACTCGCTGGTGGCCAAGGTGAGCCGGGGCGGGGAGAACGTGACCCTGCCGCACCGGGATGGCCGCCAGGCGGTGAGCCGGCGGGCCGCCGACACCACCACGGCGGTGCTGCGGGACGTGGTGGACAGCGCCGACGGCACCGGCAACGCCGCGCAGGCCGCCGGGCGCCCGGCGGCCGGCAAGACCGGCACCGCCGAGTTCGACCAGGCGGTGTGGTTCGCCGGCTACACCCCCGACCTGGTCACCGTGGTCACGGTGATGGGCGAGGACTCCGACACCGGCAAGCACGAGTCGCTGTACGACGTCACCGGGCTGGACCGGGTCAACGGCGGCGGCTACCCGGCGCAGATCTGGGCGCAGTACACCGCCGACGCGCTCCAGGGGCGTCCGGTGGCCGACTTCGACCTCCAGGCGGCCGGGGACACCGGTCTGCCGCCGTCGGCCCCGCCGTCCTCGTCCTCCTCCGCGCCGGCCTCGCCGCCGGCCAGCGCTCCCCCGGCGACGCCGCCGGGGACCACGGCGCCGCCGCCGACGCCGCCGGCGACCTCGGGGCCGCCCACCATGAACCCGGCCGGCGGCGGCCAGGGCGGGGTGACGGTGGGGACCAGCGGCGGTCCGGCCGGGGGCGCCACGGAGGGCGGCGCGGGCGGTCCGGGCGGCGGTACCTCCACCGGCGCCAGCCGGGGCGGCGAGGGCGGTACGACCGTGGGCCCGTCGGGCGGCGGCCAGGGCGGCGCCTCGGCGGGGACGGCGGGCACCGGCCCCGGCGGGGCGGAGGGCGGCGCCCAGGGCGGACCGGGTGCCGCCGGGGACGCCGGGGCGGCGGACGGCGCCCAGGGCCCGCCGCCCCCGTGACGGGTACGCCCGCCCGGGCTCACTTCGAGGTCAGCTCCAGGCCGACCACGGCCGCGACCAGCAGGGCGAGGAAGAAGACCCGGGCCGGGCGGACGGGCTCACCGAAGAGCACCATGCCGAGCACCGCGGTGCCGACCGCGCCGACGCCCACCCAGACGCCGTAGGCGGTGCCCACCGGCAGCCGCCGCACGGCCACCGTCAGCAGCCCCATGCTCACCACGACCCCGGCCACGGTGACCACGCTCGGCCAGAGCCTGGTGAACCCGTCGCTCGCCTTCATCGCGACCGACCAGCACACCTCGAAGACCCCGGCCAGCAACAACAGGACCCACGCCACGACGACACCTCCACCAGGACGGACGACTTCCACAGGGGGTGCGTCGTCTTTGCGGGTCCCGGTACGGCGCGTCTCGTCGGGTCCTTCCCACGCTAGCAAACGGGGCGGGTCACCCCGGGAGGGTCACAGGTACAGGCCGGTGGAGTCCTCCGAGCCCTGGAGGCGTTCGGCGGCCACCGCGTGCAGGTCGCGCTCGCGCATCAGCACGTAGGCGACCCCGCGCACCTCCACCTCGGCGCGGTCCTCCGGGTCGAACAGGACCCGGTCACCCACCTCCACGGTGCGCACGTTCTGCCCCACCGCGACCACCTCGGCCCAGGCGAGACGGCGTCCGACGGAGGCCGTGGCCGGGATGAGGATGCCGCCGGTCGAGCGGCGCTCGCCCTCCGGGATGTCGGTGCGGACCAGCACCCGGTCGTGCAGCATGCGGATGGGCAGCTTGTCGTGCGTGCGCGCGTCGGCGACGGCGCCGCTGTCGAGGGACGTATTCGAGCTCACGTGCACGACGTTACCCGGCGCTCGCGGCGGACGGGCGCCGGGTGCCCGGGATGGGAGGGTACGTCCCCGCGTCCCGGGCCCGGCGCCGCGCGGGCGGGCCGGTCACTTCTTCTTCTTGCGCTTCGAGGAGCGCCCCGCGAGCAGCGCGACCAGCGCCACCGCGGCGATCGCGGCCGGCACCACCCGTTCCATGCGGGGGGAGCCGTCCTCGGCCACCAGCTCACCGCGGACCGAGGAGATCACCCGGTTCACCGTCACGTAGGCCCGCCCGGCCGTACGGTCCACCGCCTGCCGTGCCGAAGCCCGCGCGTTGCCGGCGATGGTCTTCGGGTGCAACCGCACGCCGATCTCGTCCAGCGTCACGGCGAGCTCCTGCCGCCTGCGGACGATGTCCGCCTCGATCTGAGCGGGAGTCCTGCCACCATCCGCCACCGCGCTGCCTCCGTCACCTCGACCGATATCGTTAGACCTTCAGTGCGGACAGTCTGTCAGCTCGGCCCGGCCGGTGCCGCGCGGCACCCCCTTCGGCGCCGCGACCGCCCGCCGGACGCGACGGCGTCCCGCCCCCGGAACCGACGACGAGGAGCCCCAGCCATGAGCGAGCGCCTTCAGCCCGGCGACACCGCCCCCGCGTTCAGCCTCCCCGACGCCGACGGCGACCAGGTCCGCCTCGCCGACCGCCTCGGCCGCAAGGTCATCGTCTACTTCTACCCCGCCGCGCTCACCCCGGGGTGCACCAAGCAGGCGTGCGACTTCACCGACAACCTCCAACTCCTCGCCGACGCCGGTTACGACGTGATCGGCGTCTCCCCGGACAAGCCGGAGAAGCTGGCGAAATTCCGCGAGCAGGAAAACCTGAAGGTCACCCTGGTCGCCGACCCGGAAAAGGAGGTCATGAAGGCGTACGGGGCGTTCGGCGAGAAGAAGCTGTACGGCAAGACCGTCACCGGGGTGATCCGGTCCACCGTGGTGGTCGACGAGGCGGGCAAGGTCGAGCGGGCGCTGTACAACGTCAAGGCCACCGGCCATGTCGCCAAGATCATCAAGGATTTGGGGATCTGAACGCGGGTACCCGGTGGGGCGTCGGCGAGTGACGACCACCGAGAGGCCATTGAATCGGACATCCGGGTAATTCAGGTAATTCTTGACGATGCGGGACCGAAGCCCCGGCCGGCCGGGACCTTGGTTTAGCGCTCCCCTTTTTGCGCAGGCGTCCCTCGGCCGAAAGGCCGCGGAGGTCAAGCCGACGAGAGGAACGCACCGTGCCGACCCGCGATCCCGAGCACCAGGCCGAGGCGGAGGTCGATCCGGAGGTCTACCGACGCCACCGGACGCTCTTCCGGGTCATCAGACGCCGTCAGAACCCGCGGCTGCGCCGTACCGACATCACGGTGACCGACGAGGCGGCGGTCAAGCGGGCCGTGAAGGCCGCGGCGCTGGGCAACGCCATGGAGTGGTTCGACTTCGGGATCTACAGCTACCTCGCGGTCACCATCGGCCACGTCTTCTTCCCCTCCACCAGCGACACCGCCTCCCTGCTGTCGTCCTTCGCCACCTTCGCGGTGGCCTTCCTGGTACGGCCGTTGGGCGGGGCGTTCTTCGGTCCGCTGGGCGACCGGGTGGGGCGCAAGAAGGTGCTGGCGCTCACCATGATCATGATGGCGGTCGGCACCTTCGCCATCGGGCTGATCCCCTCCTACGCGGCGATCGGCTTCTGGTCGCCGGTGCTGCTGATCCTCTTCCGGATGATCCAGGGGTTCTCCACCGGCGGTGAGTACGGCGGCGCCTCGACGTTCATCGCCGAGTACGCCCCGGACAAGCGGCGCGGATTCTTCGGCAGCTTCCTGGAGTTCGGCACGCTGGCCGGCTACATCGGCTCCGCGGGGATGGTCACCATCCTTACCAGCGTGCTCAGTTCGGGGGCGATGAACTCCTGGGGCTGGCGGCTGCCGTTCCTGGTGGCCGGGCCGCTCGGGCTGATCGGTCTGTACCTGCGGCTGAAGCTCGACGAGACCCCGGCGTTCCAGCGGCTGGAGTCGGAGAACGGCGCGGCCCGGGAGATCCGCGCCAGCGAGGCCGCGCAGGGCGTGGAGACGCTGGGCAAGGGCGAGTTCCGGGCCATCTTCACCCAGCACTGGCGGCGGCTGGTGCTGTGCGTGGCGCTGGTCGGCGCGTACAACATCAACGTCTACCTGTTCCAGTCGTACCTGCCGACCTACCTGTCGGACCAGCTCAAGTACAGCCCCACGCACGGCCTGGTGATCCTGTTGGCCGTCCTGGTGCTCCAGATGCTGGTGATCAACCAGGTGGGCCGGCTCAACGACCGGTTCGGCCGCAAGCCGTTGCTGATGGCCGGCATGCTGGGCTTCCTCCTGCTCTCGGTGCCCTCGTTCCTGCTGGTCAAGCAGGGCAGCGTGGTGGCGGTGGCGGCGGGCATGGTGATCCTGGCGCTGTCGCTGGTGTGTCTGCTGGGCACGATGTCGGCGGCGCTGCCGGCGCTCTTCCCGACGCAGGTGCGCTACGGCTCGCTGTCGATCGGGTACAACGTCTCCACCTCGCTGTTCGGCGGGACCACCCCGCTGGTGATCACCGCGCTGCTCAGCGCCACCGGCACCGATCTGATGCCCGCCTACTACTCGATGGCCGCCGCCCTGGTCGGCGTGGTCGCGGTGGCGTGCATGCGGGAGACGGCGCAGCAGCCGCTGGAGGGCTCCCCGCCGGCGGTGGCCACCAAGGAGGAAGCGGTCGAACTCGTCCAATCCCAGATCCAGGAGCCCCGGTTCTGACCTCGGCACCCGGCGCGAGAGCCTAGAATGAGGCGCGACGCGGCCGTGGTGCAATGGCTGACACAGCAGGTTTAGGTCCTGTGGCCCTCACGGGCTTGAGGGTTCGAATCCCTCCGGCCGCACGCCGAACACCGGTGCCCCGGACCGCGGTTGCGGTCCGGGGCACCGGTGCGTCGGGGTACGGGCCGTCAGCCGAGCAGTTCGGCGACGACCGGGGCGAGCGCCCGGAACGCCTTGCCGCGGTGGCTGATGGCGTTCTTCTCCTCCGCCGTCAGCTCGGCGCAGGTACGGCTCTCGCCGAGCGGCTGGAGGATCGGGTCGTAGCCGAAGCCGCCGGTGCCGGCCGGGGTGTGGCGCAACGTGCCCTCCAGGCGCCCCTCGACCACCCGCTGGGTGCCGTCGGGCAGCGCGAGGGCGGCGGCGCAGGCGAAGTGGGCGGCGCGGTGGTCGTCGGCGATGTCGGCGAGCTGGGCCAGCAGCAGCCGCAGGTTGGCCTCGTCGTCGCCGTGCCGGCCGGCCCAGCGGGCGGAGAAGATGCCGGGGGCGCCGCCGAGGACGTCCACGCAGAGCCCGGAGTCGTCGGCGACCGCGGGCAGCCCGGTGGCGCCGGCCAGCGCGTGCGCCTTGAGCAGGGCGTTCTCGGCGAAGGTGACCCC belongs to Streptantibioticus cattleyicolor NRRL 8057 = DSM 46488 and includes:
- a CDS encoding DUF3311 domain-containing protein translates to MSKPFARRRSLLWLLVPYALFLVALPLVNRVRPTVFGIPFLFFWMLLATVATPVAVWLAHRGDPAARR
- a CDS encoding class E sortase — translated: MRWAGRVLWALGEAAVTIGAVVLLLVVHALWWTNAEAEAGARHEVAALERDWDARPSAAPGATPPPSAGPDRGGPAPSPAGHHGTAGGPAPGDPRPGSGYAVIRVPAIGLTAPIAEGTDKATVLNLGYVGHYPGTAEPGQPGNVALAGHRNTHGEPFRHLDRVRPGDTVLIETADARYTYAVEQTVPQTSPYDGTVIAPVPYSGVHPERRMTGAGYYLTLTTCTPEFTSRYRLVVWARLRAEEPRRPVGAR
- a CDS encoding DUF445 domain-containing protein; translation: MDAVTNTGAKRPAERTGPGHPGGFAFGPADAERRRGVRRMKLIATGFLVTASVVYGLARWAQAAGAGAWAGYVSAAAEAGMVGALADWFAVTALFKRPLGLPIPHTAIIPTKKDVLGRSLGEFVGENFLSAPVVRARLRAVGIGARLGRWLSEPEHADRVTEQAAAALRGALTVLRDSDVQAVVTEAVNRRADALEVAPGLGRMLDRVVADGGHRKVVDLVCVRARDWLVAHGDSVMAAVEGGAPGWTPRFVDRRIGERVYKELLRFVTEMRDMPDHPARGAIDRFLADFAAELRSDPDTRARVERLKRDLLARAEVQDVIESAWNAVRATVVAAAEDERSELRLRTRSALLSLGARMTSDARLREKVDGWLEDAATYVVTTYRDEITALITETVASWDADQTSRKIEAHVGRDLQFIRINGTVVGALAGLLIYTVSRLAGA
- a CDS encoding SGNH/GDSL hydrolase family protein translates to MTRKSGYALLAALAAVVALVCTAIVVGVGGARTETSTDAEAPRPRASAAAPAIAGTWVGTWSAAAAATEPDTPHGYPDTSIRNVVHTSVGGTAARVQLSNVFGTVPVTFTHVTLGVADAPSSPRAVPDTLTTLAFGGRPAVTIPAGQSVVSDAVRLRVPTAADLLITTYSPTPAGPVTYHPHARQTSYLAHGDHAGDPSGAAFTERSPYWRYVTAVDVWTDDANGAVVALGDSITDGVTSTVDADHRWPDYLAQRLRTSPDGPRLGVLNAGISGNRILTDAAPSIAWNGPRALERAFRDALSRTGVKAMVVELGINDIIELPHRTDPDAIVAGLQQITREAHAHGVRVVGGTLMPFGGQRSWTPALERVRQRVNAAIRSGKVFDDVVDFDHALRDPRHPQRLLPAYDSGDHLHPTDAGYEAMADALSLPTLTGPAPAGV
- a CDS encoding MazG-like family protein; its protein translation is MEHHMRTHWDTVDRLVRWLDEECGTAPPEVARLLRVLKITEEAGEVAEAVHGVTGGNPRKGRSHTWEDVQAELCDVIVTSMVALRTITPRAAEVFEERLAYVAERSLGGQTPAGAGPVSVGSESASAIAS
- a CDS encoding ATP-binding protein gives rise to the protein MTVQRTEHLRYRRYRPAVTAARGRARQLAAEWGIPEIADDLALLVSELVTNAVVHGRASRGSGVAVAYHLDGPCLRVEVRDWATGVPDGGDGGRCPAADVDGAEGGRGLLLVVALAGRWGVVPQVVGKSVWAEMRLSARNRNAVPR
- a CDS encoding helix-turn-helix domain-containing protein; translated protein: MPINTNPTIRQRRLARRLRELRTAAGLTYADVSEVLGSDRSKIGRIENAQSGIRLPDLRALLDAYGVTDPAQRHEIEVLARESKQKGWWSRYSHAVDSAYAAYVAVESDAGELYNVETHLVPGLLQTPEYTKALIELQVPDATAEHVETQITVRSERRKVLTRENPLQLWVIISESVLHHRVGSRGVMKAQLESLAEDSRLPNVQLQVLPREDPMNACLFGPFVIMSFPTASETDVVYTDSSTSTVYYEDPADVDVYTTLFRRLNMAATNVNKSRALILDAIREMG
- a CDS encoding DUF397 domain-containing protein encodes the protein MNTYIESASAAGVEWTKSSHSGNNNNCVEVAALGTGIRAIRDSKDPHGPALTFTAREFAAFVHAAADGEFD